In Triplophysa dalaica isolate WHDGS20190420 chromosome 19, ASM1584641v1, whole genome shotgun sequence, the sequence TAATGCAGAGGTAGATGAGGTAATTGGGGAAATATATTGTTGAGCAAACTGGAATTGTGGCTGAGATGTCTGCTGACTAACACTAGGCTGGAGGGATACGTATTGCTGTTTCAGCATGCGTGCTGGAGCAGAATCCAGACACTGCTCATGTTCAGTCACAGGATGCCTAGTGAGAGGGACGGAGGCTGAATGAGAAATTGGCTGTTGCTTCTGGTGCATTGTTAACAATGGAGCTGGTTGCTCGCTGGATAGCTCAGTACAAAGTCTATCAGGTGTCGCTGGATGTTATTCCACATTTCGTGCAGGGACAGCATCATCAGAATGCATGTACTGCATATTCTCTTGCAAGTAGGTCGAAGATTGTTGCTGTCATGGCAGGGAAGTAGGTACAAAGTCCTCCAGAGGTCCAGGAATCCTTCTGATCCTACTAGGATGACGGCTCTGTTCTGCCTCATAATCCCAAGATGTTGCCATGAGGTCAAGACATAAAACCAGTTTGAAGGACCACTTTGTTCCATATGTGTGCGCAGAGAACAATGTTGTGTCAACACCTATCCCCAACCTCGATCAGAAGGTTATAGTACAATGCAAGAATGGGAGTTCTACGACAGCTTTAGCTCAAATTCTCTGATTTATTCCAGTAAATCAACTTGCACCTTGGTTCCAGTCATTGAAGCATGATTCTCAGTAAATGTACATTAGTATGGTAGGTTCGGAGAGTATGTGTGTGGTTTTGACTCAAGGACGCACACATAGAACAAACAGATGGAGCTGCCTCGTCTGCTGCGACAATGCATTGGAGAACAATACTGAACCTGTTTGTACGTTTTGTAACACCATCCACATATGACGTTACCAGTTAACCAGCAGGAGGGTTTTATACAAAAAGCCATCTCTATGGGTCTTCACCTCGGGAAGAACACAAGGAAGAGAAGAGGAGCCACTTTAAGACGTTTAAACGGCGGGGCTCTAGCCTGCAGGACAGTCTCAACGACCGACAGCAGAAAGCCGCTCAGTCTCTCCTCTTCCTATCCAGGCGATAGACATGgatgttccagaggtctgaccTGTGGTGCTACACCGTGCCCTTTCCCTGCAATAGAATGCCCTCCATCTGGAGAATAAGTCAGGGGGATCTGTCATCAGAGCCACATGGTCTGAGAACCAAGTTTGGTTGGGCCAGTAAGGCACAACTAAGAGCACTTGATGTCCCTTTTCCCTGACATTGCACAGGAACTGTGCAAGACGGCTCACTGTGGGGATGTCATACTTTTGCTTGTCCCTCAGCCAGTTGTAGGCTAAGGGATATGTGTTGAGGGAACCCTCTTTCACAGAGTATCAAAGCCGGCATTGGGTGGAGTCCGTGGAGGCAACAGGTCCACCTGGGCCTTGCTGAACCGCCCCAATATGAGCCTGACTGCGCAGGGATGGAGTTGAGTGTGTGGAGCGTCCACTGATGAGAACATAGTGGCTGCCTGGTTCAGATTGCCCGGGATGAAGGTGGCTCACAGGGACTTCATCACCTGCTGACTACATAAGAGGAGGCGACGCCATCAGCGTATGCTGCTTTATTATTGATATACGCCACAGCATTTTTGCTATCCTACCGGTGTTTTGAAGAGCTTACAAACCTTGGAAGGGAGCCTTGGTCGACCCTCCAAGTAGCAACTGTCTGCGGTGCACCGCGACTGCatgttccacctgggggacgtAAACACATCCTTAGCCACCCCATCATCCAGGGAAGTAGCTGCTCCTGAGCCTCTCAGACAGGATGAGCCTTAAACGGCGCGTTCCACGTCCTTGTGAGCTCCACATGCACTGGAATGGAACCGGGGCCCCAAGAACCAGAATCTAGCCGTGAGCGTTTCAAGGAGGCGGCGTACCGCACTACAACCCAGTGCTCCCCAGCAAGCATTGCCGAAATCTCAGCGTCAACCTCGTCTTGGGATCTACCGCCCGGGGGCAAGAGCTCCAAGGGGCCCTCTGtaaaatgatgaatgaatggGTGCCGCCATCTCCCTTTATATTGTGaatttatttgattgattttataagccacactctaaaaaataaaggtaaagTTCTTCAGAGCAATGCCAAATAAGAACCGTTTTTGTTTCTAAGAAGAACCATTCCCACTTTAATCACATCCGTTGTCCTGGGTCaaagatgccttttggtgaggtgctgctgataatgccctttgtatggttccaATCAATGCGACAAATCATTTAGTTGTGTacctcagcctcattgggtgttttGCCCCTTCATCACAAGACACCTTCAGCCAAGGGAGGCCTACCGCAGGTTGATCAGGCCTTTGTGtgttacaaggtcatctggcagcCCATGCTGTGTCCATTCGCCTCAACAACAACCTATGGCTTCTTCTTTCCGCACCACTGGCCAGTTCTTGATTATTCTCCACTGGAGGactcagcagttgattgtgacatttatatGGATTTGTGGCAGTTGttgtcgctttgaggtataaatGTTGCACATTGATCgattcattttaataacaataacttgtctttattctgcatgttctttcataaatattctgttttaaGTAATGTTTAGAGTATGTGGTGCTAAGGGAGTGGCTACAtacactgtgtatatatatttgtatatatatcctcattggaggctgatcCCCcgtaatattgaaaacctattATCGCCCCTGTTTTTACCTACATGCTGTAACATAGGACCAGACAGAACTTCATTTATCACATTAAAGTATAGTACAATCAAATGTTAATCTATGGGTTCTGACAATGATGCGGTATACAAAAGTTTTAAGGCCTGTTGTAGttagattttaattttaaagtatCGCATACAGCTTTGTGTTTGCTATGAGGCAGTAGTGGTATTTGGTTTACCTGAAAATGGGAATTACAATGGAAAGGGCCTCATCATCACTGTACCAAAATGCTCTTATTAGCTTTGGTCAAGATATAAGGagagtatattttaaaatgaactgttactgtatgtttttagaCAAGATAAAGGCTTGTTCGTTTTTAACTCAAATTTATCTTGGATATTtagaaaagtttgttatttttatagttctgttttctgtttacCATCATATAAAAGTGTGGTGCTTAAACCGTGGTATGTTATGGAGCAGTCATTATGTGTGTTGCattattttttgaataaatgtgttaGTACCAGTACTAAATTCAGTCTCAGATTACTTGTTCATAAGATTCAATTTATAGGTTACACGTAACAACAAGACActaccaaatattttttatataacatgTATTAACATAAAAGTGTGTTTTCCTGTACACATTTCATTAAGTTCTGTCAATTAAATTCCATAAAAATGTAAGCACTACTGTTACCCCAACTCATTAGTATTTTAaggtaaacacacaaaatgaatttgcagaatgaaatgaatgaagGTAATTAGTTTCCTCAATTTCTATTGCgtaaattgaacaaaaaaaagattttatcagTAATTTTTAGAGGACTAtaacaaatttaaatatgtgcattttCTGCATTACATGAGGGAATAGCTCTTCTGCGCAGTGTCTTAATATTTAATCCATAGATTACAGGATTACAAATAGGTGGAACAATAATCAGTTCTAAAGCCAAAAAATGACGCAAACTATCTGGAATGTCATTTGCACCATATCTGCTGTACATGATATCAAAAAGCACAGCACAGGTGAAATTTATCAGTGATAGTACATGTGGTAAACATGTTTGCCAAAATTTTCTTCTATTTTCTAGAGATGTTTTACAGGCAGCAATGAGTTTAACATAGGacagtataataataaatgcacAGCATACAAATATGACAGCAAAAACATAGCCgtaaatattattaacaaaagatgatgcacaagacAGTTTTACAATTGACCAGTTGTCACAATATAATTTGTCAATGTGGTTTTTACAAAATGTCCTCAGATTTGATAACACGACTGCTGGAATCACACAGCAGTTGGGTACAatccaacaaacaaaaatgaatttgcaACAAGTGCTTTTATTCAATATGGAATGATAATCCAAAGGTCTGCATATGGCTACATATCTGTCATATGACATGACTGTTAATATTGTAACCTCAGTAACTAAAGAGCTGTAGATAACAAAGGTTTGCAGAGCACACATGTAAGAGGAGATCACATATGAATCCaagattagatcagataaa encodes:
- the LOC130408239 gene encoding olfactory receptor 52E2-like, with translation MDNKSYPVMLTLMVPKESKSFRHAYFTCFLFLYLLILSINFRLVSVIVMVKSLHEPMFIFLSHLCVNGVYGASGFYPKILSDLILDSYVISSYMCALQTFVIYSSLVTEVTILTVMSYDRYVAICRPLDYHSILNKSTCCKFIFVCWIVPNCCVIPAVVLSNLRTFCKNHIDKLYCDNWSIVKLSCASSFVNNIYGYVFAVIFVCCAFIIILSYVKLIAACKTSLENRRKFWQTCLPHVLSLINFTCAVLFDIMYSRYGANDIPDSLRHFLALELIIVPPICNPVIYGLNIKTLRRRAIPSCNAENAHI